From one Pseudobdellovibrionaceae bacterium genomic stretch:
- a CDS encoding methyltransferase has product MSLFVIATPIGHYQDLGHRALEILHQCSVIITEERKEGSRLLRHFGISGRQLEELNEHTNNEGLAELVALCTSQDVALISDAGTPGFCDPGADLVSLCRKKGVQIQSVPGPSSLMALLSISGRRLDEFYFRGFISPKTEERIEQLRQLKSTKVPVVLMDTPYRLKKMLTELDGELGEHTVLLGLNLSQENEVFLEGRPGRVLKDLPCDKAEFVLILLPS; this is encoded by the coding sequence ATGAGCCTATTTGTAATTGCAACGCCCATTGGTCATTACCAGGACCTTGGACATCGTGCCCTCGAAATCCTTCACCAGTGTTCGGTTATCATTACCGAGGAAAGAAAGGAAGGCTCTCGCCTGCTTCGGCACTTTGGCATCAGCGGACGCCAGCTGGAAGAGCTCAACGAGCATACGAACAATGAGGGGCTGGCTGAACTGGTAGCTCTCTGCACCAGCCAGGACGTGGCTCTCATTTCCGACGCCGGAACCCCCGGCTTCTGTGACCCCGGAGCGGATTTGGTTTCTCTTTGCCGTAAAAAGGGAGTTCAAATTCAATCTGTACCTGGTCCGTCTAGTCTCATGGCTTTGTTGTCCATCAGTGGACGTCGATTGGATGAGTTCTATTTTCGTGGGTTTATCTCACCCAAGACAGAAGAGAGAATAGAACAGCTCAGGCAACTGAAATCTACTAAGGTTCCCGTTGTGTTGATGGACACTCCCTATCGGTTAAAAAAGATGCTCACTGAACTTGATGGGGAACTTGGGGAGCACACGGTACTCCTTGGTTTGAACTTGAGTCAGGAGAATGAGGTGTTCTTAGAGGGACGACCGGGGAGGGTCCTGAAAGATCTGCCCTGTGATAAAGCTGAATTCGTCCTCATTCTGTTGCCGTCCTAA
- a CDS encoding HD domain-containing protein has translation MDQNKQYVSDLKDKDPVQSIFLAKEKMVLTDKNGRTYMSLNLSDVTGSIDAKVWEKADQLAAIFQPGDFVNIKGHIQLYQNRRQLVVHDLSKASPEEINLRDFVAGATRSPAEMYQELLAVVTTIENPHIRQLLEETLTDEEGKERLLVSPAAKTIHHASIGGLLEHILSICGIMNALAEHYPILNRDYLLFGAIFHDIGKIWELEIAAGVQYTNVGRLVGHMGIACQMIDERSGKILGFPVDLKDELKHIVLSHHGKLEYGSPKRPKFLEAMVVSMIDELDSKINTMVGVLHAELDQGERWTRFNQQFDRYLYLDIFRNQLDKINRTKK, from the coding sequence ATGGATCAGAACAAACAGTATGTCAGCGATCTGAAGGATAAGGATCCCGTTCAGTCCATTTTTCTCGCCAAAGAAAAGATGGTTCTCACCGATAAAAACGGTCGGACTTATATGAGTTTGAATCTCTCCGATGTCACAGGTTCCATTGATGCGAAGGTGTGGGAAAAGGCTGATCAGTTGGCTGCCATTTTTCAGCCGGGTGATTTCGTCAACATTAAGGGTCATATTCAGCTCTATCAGAATCGACGTCAGTTGGTTGTCCACGATTTGTCAAAGGCATCCCCTGAGGAGATAAATCTCCGGGATTTTGTTGCTGGGGCGACTCGTAGTCCGGCGGAAATGTATCAAGAACTCCTGGCCGTGGTTACGACAATTGAGAATCCCCATATTCGCCAGTTGTTAGAAGAAACTTTAACGGATGAAGAGGGTAAAGAGCGGCTTTTGGTCAGCCCCGCCGCCAAGACAATTCACCATGCCTCGATCGGCGGACTGCTGGAACACATCCTGAGTATTTGCGGAATAATGAATGCCTTGGCTGAGCACTACCCCATTCTCAATCGGGACTACCTGTTGTTTGGTGCGATCTTTCATGACATTGGAAAAATTTGGGAGTTAGAAATTGCCGCAGGCGTGCAATACACCAATGTGGGTCGTCTGGTTGGACACATGGGCATTGCCTGCCAGATGATTGACGAAAGATCCGGTAAAATTCTTGGTTTTCCCGTCGACCTGAAAGACGAACTCAAACACATTGTGCTCAGCCATCATGGCAAGTTGGAGTACGGCTCACCTAAGCGACCCAAATTTCTTGAGGCCATGGTGGTTTCCATGATCGATGAGCTGGATTCTAAGATCAATACTATGGTTGGAGTTCTCCACGCCGAGTTGGACCAGGGAGAGCGGTGGACTCGCTTTAACCAACAGTTTGATCGCTATTTGTACTTGGATATCTTCCGGAATCAACTCGATAAGATCAACAGAACCAAGAAGTAA
- the purH gene encoding bifunctional phosphoribosylaminoimidazolecarboxamide formyltransferase/IMP cyclohydrolase yields the protein MFKNALVSVSDKSGLIEFLQPLVAKGMRVVSTGGTARHLKEAGIQVVDVSEQTGSPEVMDGRVKTLHPKVHMALLARAHVASDMELLKEQALEPFDLVLCNLYPFEEALKKDLSDEEQIEFIDIGGPSMLRSAAKSFNRIAVICDPSDYQWVADKSELTLKDRRFLAAKVFSHTATYDSMIAQYMGADQTFPQFALGGSYVSPLRYGENPQQSAGWYSLSGAKSGLHQAEILQGKPLSYNNILDLDAACETLREFTDPTSVAVKHNNPCGVAVGRNLFEAVVGSLKADPVSVFGGIIALNGKVDGDTAAKLSEIFLECIVAADYAPEALQVFAKKKNLRILKWPQIANQSLELKVKTIGGGFLVQTQDQVKGWSNEWSVLGNEPPPEIKVDLGLAWKVCAHLKSNAIALVSGSTTVGLGMGQVNRVDAVEQAIARMRKFHGDATNVVLASDAFFPFADSIELAAKAGVKWVIQPGGSIKDEEVKSKAKELGVTMVLTGTRHFQH from the coding sequence ATGTTTAAGAATGCCTTAGTCAGCGTATCGGATAAGTCAGGTTTGATTGAGTTTCTTCAGCCTTTAGTTGCAAAAGGAATGAGGGTGGTTTCCACAGGCGGAACAGCTCGGCACCTTAAAGAGGCGGGAATTCAGGTGGTGGATGTTTCCGAGCAAACGGGATCTCCGGAAGTGATGGACGGCAGGGTAAAGACACTGCACCCTAAGGTACATATGGCCTTGTTGGCCCGGGCACACGTGGCTTCGGATATGGAACTACTCAAGGAGCAGGCCCTGGAGCCCTTTGATCTGGTTCTCTGCAACCTCTACCCATTTGAAGAAGCGCTGAAGAAAGATCTCTCGGACGAGGAACAAATCGAGTTTATCGATATCGGTGGTCCGTCTATGTTGAGATCGGCGGCAAAAAGTTTTAATCGCATTGCTGTCATTTGTGATCCCTCTGACTACCAATGGGTGGCCGACAAAAGCGAATTGACTCTCAAGGATCGTCGGTTTCTTGCGGCCAAGGTGTTTTCTCATACAGCCACTTACGACTCCATGATCGCTCAGTACATGGGAGCCGATCAGACATTTCCGCAGTTCGCCTTGGGTGGAAGCTATGTTTCCCCATTGAGGTATGGGGAAAACCCACAGCAGTCCGCCGGCTGGTACAGTCTCTCCGGAGCCAAGTCCGGTCTTCATCAGGCGGAAATCCTTCAGGGCAAGCCCTTGTCCTATAATAACATTCTTGATCTGGATGCGGCTTGCGAAACTTTGCGCGAGTTTACGGATCCAACTTCGGTGGCCGTAAAACACAACAACCCCTGTGGGGTTGCAGTTGGTCGCAACCTGTTTGAAGCGGTGGTTGGCAGCCTCAAAGCCGATCCTGTCAGCGTCTTTGGTGGAATCATAGCCCTCAATGGTAAGGTCGATGGTGATACGGCAGCCAAGCTCTCTGAGATATTCTTGGAGTGTATTGTGGCTGCGGACTATGCTCCTGAGGCACTTCAGGTCTTTGCCAAGAAGAAAAATCTGCGCATTCTAAAATGGCCACAAATCGCCAATCAGAGCCTGGAGTTAAAGGTTAAAACCATTGGTGGTGGCTTTTTGGTTCAAACTCAAGACCAGGTCAAAGGCTGGTCTAACGAGTGGAGCGTGCTCGGCAATGAACCTCCTCCCGAGATCAAGGTTGACCTAGGTCTGGCCTGGAAGGTTTGTGCTCATCTAAAAAGTAATGCCATTGCCCTTGTTTCTGGATCAACGACCGTGGGATTGGGCATGGGCCAGGTCAATCGTGTAGATGCAGTTGAACAAGCCATAGCTCGCATGAGAAAATTTCACGGTGATGCGACTAATGTGGTTTTAGCAAGTGATGCGTTTTTTCCTTTTGCAGACTCCATTGAGCTGGCAGCCAAAGCAGGCGTGAAGTGGGTGATACAGCCGGGTGGTTCGATAAAGGATGAGGAAGTGAAGAGCAAAGCCAAGGAGCTGGGAGTGACAATGGTCCTCACCGGCACCAGACATTTTCAGCATTAG
- a CDS encoding MCE family protein, with protein sequence MIFFNTPEFKVGVLVVLIAGLIGVMSMKVAEGPGVIGGSKEHSFILGDASGLVKNSAVKMAGIKVGVIDDIVLEQGKARVKIVIDKEVPLTLSGKVEIRADGILGDKHVELVPGNPADPPLPPGAEIYSASDKGSMDKIMNEVGKITDSLGKLADTLSRAADGGDEQTTIGRILLNIEKVSKDLSDITGHNKGKIDEIVDQVHSITSTLDGFVNDDSPDGFKAGWQKAVDSLARIDTSLKNIEEITDKINRGEGTIGRLVNDEETVDELNAAIRNVNNFVGGAAEMETSIDFHSEYLTSIDDTKSYLSVKVQPGLDRYYELGIVDDPRGLVRSTSTTSTVNGGSPTTVDETKTFRNKIKFNALFAKNFYDFTVKGGIIENSGGVAFDYYLWRRRLRLSVEAFDFNDLYVRAYARYNLLKGVYLIGGGDNLLGEGDEPSTFFGAGIFITNDDLKTLASKVPL encoded by the coding sequence ATGATTTTCTTTAACACGCCAGAGTTTAAGGTTGGTGTTCTCGTCGTTCTGATTGCGGGACTCATTGGCGTCATGTCTATGAAGGTGGCTGAAGGCCCCGGAGTCATTGGTGGTAGTAAAGAGCACAGTTTTATCCTGGGGGATGCCAGTGGTCTGGTTAAAAACAGTGCTGTCAAGATGGCAGGTATTAAAGTCGGCGTGATTGACGATATTGTCCTTGAACAGGGAAAGGCCCGGGTCAAGATCGTGATCGATAAAGAGGTACCTCTGACCCTTTCCGGAAAAGTGGAAATTCGGGCCGATGGTATTTTGGGTGATAAGCACGTCGAGCTGGTGCCTGGAAACCCTGCCGACCCGCCACTGCCCCCTGGAGCGGAGATTTATTCGGCTTCAGACAAAGGGTCCATGGACAAAATCATGAATGAGGTGGGCAAGATCACAGACTCCCTTGGCAAACTTGCCGACACCCTTAGTCGGGCTGCTGATGGAGGGGATGAGCAAACCACAATTGGGCGGATCTTGCTGAACATTGAAAAGGTGTCCAAAGACCTGAGTGATATTACTGGTCACAATAAGGGCAAAATCGATGAGATCGTGGACCAGGTTCACTCCATAACCTCGACACTCGACGGGTTCGTTAACGACGACAGTCCTGACGGGTTCAAGGCTGGCTGGCAGAAGGCCGTTGATAGTCTGGCCCGCATCGACACCTCTCTGAAAAATATTGAGGAGATTACGGACAAGATCAATCGTGGTGAAGGAACGATTGGCCGATTGGTTAATGACGAAGAGACGGTCGATGAGTTAAATGCCGCAATACGCAATGTGAATAACTTTGTTGGCGGTGCAGCTGAGATGGAGACCAGCATTGATTTTCACTCAGAGTACTTAACCTCAATCGATGACACCAAATCCTATTTGTCGGTGAAGGTCCAGCCCGGCCTGGATCGGTATTATGAGTTAGGCATTGTGGACGATCCCAGGGGGCTGGTGCGCTCCACTTCCACGACTTCGACCGTCAACGGAGGTTCGCCCACCACAGTGGATGAAACGAAGACATTCCGCAACAAGATCAAATTCAATGCTCTGTTTGCCAAGAACTTTTATGATTTCACCGTCAAGGGCGGGATCATTGAAAACTCAGGAGGCGTTGCCTTCGACTATTACTTGTGGCGGCGTCGGCTGCGATTGTCGGTCGAGGCCTTTGACTTTAATGACCTATATGTGCGAGCTTACGCCCGATACAATCTACTCAAGGGCGTCTACTTGATTGGTGGTGGTGACAACCTTCTGGGTGAAGGTGATGAACCCAGCACCTTTTTCGGAGCTGGTATTTTTATTACTAACGACGATCTGAAGACGCTCGCATCAAAGGTGCCGTTGTAA
- a CDS encoding ATP-binding cassette domain-containing protein, translated as MFEGSSAVSIQNLRKSFDGGKEFVLNGLNLDIPKGVITVLIGYSGTGKSVLMKHILGLLKPTSGVVEVLGKDLWSMSDEELVQYRCRLGVLFQHAALFDDMTVLENVCFPLKEHRREMSPSAIVDEAVKKLQMSGMEEKHFAKLPGELSGGMRKRVGLARALALDPEIILYDEPTTGLDPILTEMVDNLILETHRLHKGSTSVIVSHDLFAAFRIGEHIAMLDKGKVLLSGTVDEFLNSDVDLVKRFVDKGFYKK; from the coding sequence ATGTTTGAAGGGAGTTCAGCAGTCAGCATTCAGAACTTGCGCAAGTCCTTCGACGGGGGCAAGGAGTTCGTCCTCAATGGTCTGAATCTCGATATTCCCAAAGGCGTGATCACGGTATTGATTGGCTATTCTGGCACAGGCAAGAGCGTCCTGATGAAACATATCCTGGGGCTGCTGAAACCGACTTCGGGAGTTGTTGAGGTCCTGGGCAAGGACCTATGGTCCATGTCTGACGAAGAGCTAGTGCAGTACCGCTGTCGCTTGGGCGTTTTATTTCAGCACGCCGCTCTTTTTGACGATATGACAGTGCTGGAAAACGTCTGTTTTCCGCTTAAGGAACATCGCCGGGAAATGAGTCCATCGGCCATAGTTGACGAAGCTGTGAAGAAACTTCAGATGTCTGGAATGGAAGAGAAACATTTTGCAAAATTGCCTGGCGAATTGAGCGGGGGAATGCGCAAACGGGTTGGGTTGGCGAGGGCTTTAGCCCTAGATCCAGAAATTATCCTTTACGACGAACCAACGACTGGTTTAGACCCAATTCTCACTGAAATGGTAGATAATTTAATATTGGAGACACATCGACTTCATAAAGGTTCGACATCCGTGATCGTGTCACATGACCTCTTTGCCGCATTCCGAATTGGCGAGCACATCGCCATGCTAGACAAGGGCAAGGTCTTACTGTCAGGAACGGTTGATGAATTTTTGAATTCTGACGTGGATCTGGTTAAGCGTTTTGTGGACAAAGGTTTTTACAAGAAATGA
- a CDS encoding ABC transporter permease, whose product MATRGLFESWQENRQALNDKIDEFLLLLWKSVYDLFFICGKTTIFFYSSVRVAFRKPYRFEELVKHMEFVGNKSILIISLTGIFTGLALSYQIYLGFNLVNATNLVGPTVALGITRELGPVLTGLIVSARAGGAMAARLGTMRVSEQIDALEVMGIDPKQYLVSPRIIAAVITMPLLCGVFDFVAMAGAHFLCINVLSLDEAIFWDKIQLWLDPGDINEGLIKAGAFGLTFASICTYMGFNTEGGAKGVGEATNKGVVYSMVMIICINFFITNIIRFYYAVAGLN is encoded by the coding sequence ATGGCTACTCGTGGACTGTTTGAATCCTGGCAGGAAAATCGCCAGGCTCTCAATGACAAGATTGATGAATTTCTTTTGTTGCTATGGAAAAGCGTCTACGATCTGTTTTTTATTTGTGGCAAAACAACCATCTTTTTTTACTCATCTGTTCGTGTTGCCTTCCGAAAGCCCTATCGTTTTGAAGAGCTTGTTAAGCACATGGAGTTCGTTGGCAACAAATCCATTTTGATCATTAGTCTGACGGGTATTTTTACCGGTCTGGCACTTTCCTATCAAATCTACCTAGGATTTAATTTGGTCAATGCCACCAATCTGGTCGGGCCCACGGTGGCCTTGGGAATCACCCGGGAATTAGGTCCGGTTTTGACTGGCCTAATCGTGTCGGCCCGCGCTGGCGGCGCCATGGCTGCACGATTGGGCACCATGCGGGTGTCTGAGCAAATTGATGCTCTGGAAGTCATGGGCATTGATCCCAAACAGTATCTTGTGAGTCCGCGGATCATCGCCGCTGTCATCACCATGCCCCTTCTATGTGGGGTGTTCGACTTTGTGGCTATGGCCGGAGCACACTTCTTGTGCATCAACGTCCTTAGTCTTGATGAGGCCATCTTTTGGGACAAGATTCAGCTGTGGCTCGACCCGGGCGACATCAACGAAGGTCTCATTAAGGCAGGTGCCTTTGGTCTAACTTTTGCGTCTATTTGCACCTACATGGGCTTCAATACTGAGGGCGGAGCCAAAGGTGTGGGTGAGGCCACCAACAAAGGCGTTGTTTACAGTATGGTGATGATTATCTGTATTAACTTTTTCATTACCAACATCATACGCTTTTACTATGCCGTTGCGGGGCTCAACTGA
- the alr gene encoding alanine racemase has protein sequence MTARHFRQTRAEISKSRLLSNLRALKSLQHQGEFLCPMVKCNGYGHGALSVSHWLVEDGVDALGVALVEEGLELRRGGIANAQVLVFGVLPETAASCLQDNGLTPVVSTLEELKFLAKACKGRSAFSIHLKIDTGMHRLGFEWASLPMVRQVLVQNPSLQVTGICTHLACAEDMGQAGSMSVKQLELFQQVGGQLGLSGVGKHILNSTALVSRKFLPDNQKVQWANLGARPGISLYGCFDDYQSLNAQGQAWVDANLRPVMTLVAELVMTKRLNPGESVSYGATWTAKVPTIVGVVGLGYGDGYPRRFSNVGTVLCRGNRVPVIGRVCMDYTLIDLGEFALDSHPKPGDEVIFFGDAEKKISALDLAQSAGTISYEIFTGISARVPRREV, from the coding sequence GTGACAGCAAGGCACTTTCGCCAAACGCGGGCTGAAATCAGTAAATCTCGATTATTAAGCAACCTTAGGGCACTTAAAAGTCTCCAGCATCAGGGTGAGTTCTTATGCCCGATGGTTAAGTGCAATGGCTATGGTCATGGTGCGCTCTCTGTTTCCCACTGGCTAGTGGAAGATGGGGTGGATGCTCTTGGCGTTGCGCTGGTTGAGGAAGGCCTGGAGCTGAGAAGGGGTGGAATCGCCAACGCCCAGGTTCTTGTTTTCGGGGTTTTGCCGGAGACGGCGGCATCTTGTCTACAGGACAATGGGTTGACGCCAGTCGTATCGACTCTTGAGGAGTTGAAGTTCTTAGCTAAGGCATGCAAGGGGCGAAGTGCCTTTTCGATTCACTTGAAAATCGACACGGGAATGCATCGCCTCGGTTTCGAGTGGGCGAGTTTGCCAATGGTACGACAGGTACTTGTGCAGAATCCATCCCTTCAAGTGACTGGTATCTGCACCCATTTGGCTTGCGCAGAGGACATGGGCCAAGCCGGCTCCATGTCAGTCAAGCAGTTGGAATTGTTTCAGCAGGTCGGAGGTCAGCTTGGTCTGTCAGGTGTGGGAAAACATATTCTCAATTCAACGGCCTTGGTCAGTCGCAAATTTCTCCCTGATAACCAGAAAGTCCAGTGGGCGAATTTAGGAGCAAGACCTGGAATTTCACTCTATGGGTGTTTTGATGACTATCAGAGTCTTAATGCCCAAGGACAGGCCTGGGTGGATGCGAACTTGAGACCAGTGATGACCCTAGTGGCAGAGTTGGTCATGACTAAAAGGCTCAATCCAGGCGAAAGTGTGTCTTATGGAGCAACTTGGACAGCAAAAGTCCCAACGATAGTTGGGGTCGTGGGCCTCGGCTATGGGGATGGTTACCCACGGCGATTTTCAAACGTTGGTACAGTTCTCTGTCGTGGAAACCGGGTACCTGTTATAGGCCGGGTCTGTATGGATTACACTTTAATAGACTTGGGAGAATTCGCGCTGGACTCTCACCCCAAGCCGGGGGATGAGGTGATCTTTTTCGGAGACGCAGAGAAGAAAATTTCGGCGCTAGATTTGGCCCAGTCTGCGGGAACAATTTCCTACGAGATATTTACGGGAATATCTGCGCGGGTCCCCCGTAGAGAGGTTTGA
- a CDS encoding GGDEF domain-containing protein yields the protein MNIRKYRSSFRVYIVDHQDDRRSSIGDILSAMDYSVAEHESIDSAISTIPVDPPHFVVLGGDFVAPTEVRQLLDLCPESHLVAVVEAGRVQEYYPLLTKGLYDVIAWPLHDAHQLVAAIDRGAERDYFMYQNEQIKEQVKSLKTELAQRAEAIAQSEPKTAITLVDELVVSGDTDEGVIEELQNATSEILSATTSGQGVDTYLQTIHRWVQRPVCLFKYLAARRSLFLAMAAGVSLDEHRGLGIDFSREKEGFGAHLLKDPSALPMLRDLVRTTFKVDNFTALPIDEGDSVRSVVVILQGHMGNKTIPTRLLTKVLGAHLSIMALQNRLHSAEQVDPVTQVWNRENFEIKLQQEMSRSRRTHLPLSMIVASVDNFGDLRANTDQETADILMRSLAGMIRRNSRVNDVVGRLNEDEIGLLLAHTGSRGAAIKAERLRRMVEAADFTKVLRRDQGITISLGVSEYPSFCHDGDELLRSADDALFQVKEAGFNKVCMAPLPEGFVADFEVGQR from the coding sequence TTGAATATTCGCAAGTATCGCAGCTCATTTAGAGTTTACATTGTCGATCATCAGGATGATCGCAGAAGCTCTATTGGTGATATTTTGTCAGCGATGGACTACAGCGTGGCGGAACATGAGAGTATTGATTCGGCAATCTCCACAATTCCTGTGGACCCTCCTCATTTCGTTGTTCTGGGGGGTGACTTCGTCGCTCCTACCGAAGTGAGACAACTGCTCGATTTGTGCCCTGAATCCCATCTGGTTGCTGTGGTCGAAGCGGGGCGAGTCCAGGAGTATTATCCTCTGTTAACTAAAGGTCTTTACGATGTCATCGCCTGGCCGCTACATGATGCTCATCAGCTTGTAGCCGCCATTGATCGTGGGGCGGAACGTGATTACTTCATGTACCAAAACGAACAGATCAAGGAGCAGGTCAAATCATTAAAGACTGAGCTGGCGCAAAGGGCTGAGGCCATTGCTCAATCAGAACCTAAGACAGCAATTACTTTAGTCGATGAACTTGTGGTTTCCGGCGACACTGATGAAGGGGTGATTGAAGAACTGCAAAATGCGACATCTGAAATCCTTTCTGCGACCACTAGCGGACAGGGGGTCGATACCTATTTGCAGACAATACATCGTTGGGTGCAGAGACCTGTGTGTTTGTTTAAATATCTGGCTGCTCGACGTTCATTGTTTCTGGCCATGGCAGCCGGAGTCTCGCTGGACGAGCACCGAGGTCTTGGCATTGATTTTTCCAGGGAAAAGGAGGGTTTTGGAGCGCACCTTCTGAAAGATCCTTCTGCCCTTCCCATGCTGCGGGATCTTGTGCGCACCACCTTCAAGGTTGATAATTTTACCGCGTTGCCAATTGACGAAGGAGATTCTGTAAGATCCGTTGTCGTCATCTTGCAGGGTCATATGGGGAATAAGACGATTCCCACCCGTCTGCTGACGAAAGTGCTGGGTGCTCATTTAAGCATAATGGCCCTACAGAACCGACTGCACAGCGCCGAACAAGTGGATCCCGTCACTCAGGTTTGGAACCGTGAAAATTTTGAAATCAAGCTTCAACAGGAGATGTCCCGATCTAGGCGCACTCATTTGCCTTTGTCCATGATTGTCGCCAGCGTCGACAACTTTGGTGATTTGCGTGCAAATACTGATCAGGAGACCGCTGATATTCTTATGCGCTCATTGGCCGGTATGATTCGCAGAAACAGCAGAGTCAACGATGTTGTCGGACGTCTGAACGAGGATGAAATCGGCCTGCTCCTGGCGCACACGGGTAGCCGGGGGGCTGCGATCAAAGCAGAGCGCCTTAGAAGGATGGTTGAGGCGGCAGATTTTACCAAAGTCCTGCGCCGGGACCAGGGGATCACGATCAGTCTTGGGGTGAGCGAGTACCCGAGCTTTTGTCATGACGGTGACGAGCTATTGAGGTCCGCCGACGATGCTCTATTTCAGGTAAAAGAGGCAGGCTTCAACAAGGTTTGTATGGCTCCATTGCCTGAAGGATTTGTTGCAGATTTCGAAGTGGGACAGCGGTGA